CACTGCGGGCAGGCACCTGCTGCCGGTGCCCACGTCCCGCAGCCTGAAGCAGCTGAGCGTCCCTTGTGAGGACGAGGCGGTGACGGGGCAGccgagggcttcctggaggaggcagcccaGGAGGTCCTGGGGGTGCGTAGGGGGTGCATAGAGCTGGCCCATGGAGAGGAAGCGGCGCCTGTGggtctcttcctgtctgtctgtctctccccgtctGGCCTTGTCCGTCCGTCTGTGCTGTCAGCCTTGCTGTTTCTCTCCTCCCCCGGAAtcctctcctccccagctctctggcctggccgGGGGCCCTGCAGTGGGGGCCCCAGGGGgccgggtgggggcagggccagcctgaCGCCCTCCgtccccagggcctccctgtgGAGCTCCTGTGTGGTGCTGCCGCTGCTGGCGCTGACCTGGATGTCGGCCGTGCTCGCCGTCACCGACCGCCGCTCCGCCCTCTTCCAGATCCTCTTTGCCGTCTTCGACTCCCTCGAGGGCTTCGTCATCGTCATGGTGCACTGCATCCTGCGGAGGGAGGTGCGTCGGTCGGCACCCTGGCAGCCCCTCTGTGCTGCCTCCCACCGCGGGGCGGGAGCCAAGCCTGTGATGCGGGAGTGCTTGTGCTCCGAGTGCATGGACGTGTGTCCAGCTCACAGCCTGGCTGCCTTGGGCAGCTCCTGGGAACGCGATGCCGGCCGGAGCTGGCCGGGGAGGCCTGGGGTAGCCGAGGCAGGCGGGGCTTCTGCCCCCGGGGCCCCCGGGAACCACGGAGCCAGCGGCAGATGTGCACAGCCCTCAGGACGAGTGGGACTCCTGCTTCTGGCATTTTCTGGACCTTCCCAGACCGTGTGGAGAAGATCTGCACCCAGATGCATCCGGGTGTCCCTGGGCTGCTGGCGTGTTGGGGTGGGCCCGGGGAGGCCTGCGTGTTGAGCCCAGCGGGAGGCCGGCGGCCGGGAGGGCCTGGGATGCGGCACTGCTGTCTGGGAAACCCCCGTGGGACGGGGCGGAGGCGTGTCCACCCAGGCCGCTGAGCATGGGGACCCCGCGGGAGGTGGGCAGCCCCTCCACACCCTGACAGCCAGCAAGGAGCGGGGAGGCCGAGGGCCCCCAGGCAGTGGTGCCCGTGCCAGCCTGGACGGGCAGGTGGCGAGGGAGGAGCCCAGGCCCCCGTACGCCCCTCCCCTGACCTGTATCAGAgactcgggggggggggcgcagcgGGGAGGTCCCCACGCCCCAGGTCCAGGCAGCACAGACCCGGGTCATCAGGAACCCACGGGGAGGGAGCAGGCTGGGGACAGGACCCGAGGCTcggtggcagggagcaggagtggccagcagggggccACAGCAGGTGTcccggccagcgctgtgggcgcAGAACGTTCCCGTGTGGGGTCGAGTCAGGCCAGCTCTGCAGATGTGtttcctgggctggggctgcccaggcggccttcctggaggagaggggccgGGACgcccctggggagctgggctCCTAAGCGTCTCGGGGGCAGGCGAAGGCAGGCGTGCAGGGCTGAGCCGGCGCTGGCAGCTCAGGGGCTGCCTGGCCGTGCCTgacagcccaaccccagccagtGCTGCCCTCTCTGGGCCCGAGTCCCCTCCCACTGGtgaggggggtgggagggacccagggaGCGGGGCTGGGGTGTGGGAATCGGGTGCACAGGACACCTCCACCAGGGAGCGCCCCGGGAACTCCAAGGTTTTGCTTCGCACGCTTGTCCCTGTCTGCCCGTGGCTGCCCCAGCGCCGTCCTGCAGCCGTGGCCAGGTGCCTCAGCCGCGTCGCGTGCTGGCTGCACGGCCTGCAGTGGCCGGGAGCGGTGGAGGCCTCGGGGACTCCGGGCGGAGCTGcgtccctggccctgccctctgacggccccgccctccccaggtCCAGGACGCCGTCAAGTGCCGCGTGGTTGACCGCCAGGAAGAGGGCAACGGGGACTCGGGGGGCTCCTTCCAGAACGGCCACGCCCAGCTCATGGTAGGACTGGGGGCCGCCCGCCCCTGCCCGCCtcgggccggagctgcgctgggCCCCGGCAGCCCAGGTGGCAGTGGGGCACACTGAGCTTGCCAAGGTGAAGTCCCTGGTCCGGAgtctgcggggggagggggcgtgaGCTGGCAGCAGCCGGGCCCCCGGGGCGTGCGCCAGCCGTGTGGGACCTGTCTGTGCTCCACCCCCCACGCACGCCCTCCTCGACCCCTGGGTGCTGCGTGCTGGGCCGgcaccacacacacccccaccccggcactgtgcacctgcttccctgccactcagccctggccccgccccctcaggcCACCATTTAGGCCTCTGGGGCATCCACTTCCCCCCGAGGTGCCCTCTCACGGGGGGCTGAGGGCGGTGGGGGTCGCCCCGGCTCCACATGGTGCCCAGCAGACCCCACCCCTCTGCAGGGGCCATGGGGGTCAGCGTTCCCTCCCCACCGCCTCTCCTGGCTGACCTCTGACCTCGGGGAGGGGTCACTCAGCCCTGCGTCCcggccctctctgcctctccctggctcCACCAGAGCAGAGGGGTCCGGTGCTGGGGCCCAGCGGCCACTCAGGAGGCCGGGGTGGGGAAGAACACACGTGTGGCCATGcacacgcccacacacacacaaagtgatcAACGCTCATGCATGCAgcctgcacacacaggcacacagccctacacacgtgcacatgctCAGGTAGACATCCCTGCACACACGTGcttacacagccacacacacgcaGCCCTCACACATGCGTGCAGTACACGGAGGTACAGATGTATGCAGGAGTGCAAATgtggagagaaacacacagatcCCAACAGGCTCACAGCCACACGTATACACGCACATGCTTCCACACACGGTCATGCACATACAAGGATACACGGGTATGCACACACGATATGCTCTCAGCCACACGTTACACGCACACATGTCCACACAGACACGCGCATGCACACAAAGCATGCTCAGTCACTCATGTACATGGACACAGTCACACGTGCATGGACACACGTACACACTCATGTGCATGAAGACCCTCAGACTCCTTCACATGCGTGTGGGCATGCACAAACTCGTGTATTCACGTGTGTCTTCActcacacgcatgtgcacacatgctCGCACCTACAGTCATAAACACAGGCACTCCCACGAGATACaaacgtgcacacacactcacaggccaacacattcacacacatgcacagaaacaCTTCTGACACGTATGTAAGCACACGTGCACACCCACTGCTCTGAGCTGCAGCTCaccctcctccagctctcccccTACTGTCTGTCCagcctcagccccgcccctcaccccgcTCCCCCTGCtcactgcccagccccagcccccctctccccgcccacatccaggcccagccccgcccctcaccccgcCCACTGTccagcccccgccctgcccctcaccccaccTGCTGTCTGTCCAGTCCCAGCCCACCCACTGCCCAGACCCACTcctcaccagccccagccccgcccctcaccctgcctgatgcccagcccctcccctctccctgcccactgtccagctccagccctgcctgctgtctGTCCAGCCatagccccgcccctcaccccacCTGCTATCTGtcctgccccgcccctctccccaccccctccagccccacccctcatCCCACCTGCTGtctgtccagccccagctccgcccccctccctgcccctctctagCCCCAACCCCTACCCTCACCCCACCTGCTGTCCAGCATCAGCCCCTCCTGtctccctgcccactgcccaaccctgcccctctccagccccagccccgcccctcaccccaccctTCTCCAGCCTCGGGCCCATCCTCACCCCTGTCCTTCTttagccccagccccgccctcacccCGCCCACTGCCTGTCTTGCCCCAGCCTCAcccctctccagccccagccccgccctctccccgcccctcgccagccccagccccgccctctcccgccccagccccgccctcgccccgcccctctccagccccagccccgccctcacccCGCCCACTGCCTGTTTTGCAGACTGACTTCGAGAAGGACGTGGATCTGGCCTGTAGATCAGGTGAGCGCCTGACAGGTGAGAGTGACAGGTGGCCGGGCCCgcctgcttctttctctttcccggGTGCCGTGTGCACTGTGTGTCGTCATCCCACACCCGCCTCATTAGCCCAGTCCCACACCTGTGTCCCCGCGCGGGGTGGGGGCCGCTCCTGCCTCGGGGCCTCAGCCTTCACCCACCTCGAGGGGCTGCGAGCCTGGGCCCGCTCTGCGTGGGACTGGGGGCTGCCTGTTCCGCCCACCCCCGCCGCATGCCCCCCAGGCCCATGTCCTGTGTTGTGCTTGTGTCGTCCTCGTCACCATGAGTCTGAGCTTGGGGACAAGGCCTGCAGACCTCCGGGAAGGACCCCTGCCGTCCAGCCTGGGGCTAGCTCTGAGCTTCCTGGAAGCAAGTGGGAGAAGGGACTCAAGTGCCCAGAAGAGGggggtgctgcccccacccccagggtctgTCCCTGCTGCCCTGTCCACTGGCTGTCGGCCGTCAAGGGGTCAGCTGGTCGTGCTCCGGGGTCAGGCCAGTTCTCCAGGAGAACTCTCCCTAGGGATGGCCCCTGCGGCGAGGCTGGGGCAGCCCCAGTggacggtgccagcccctgccggTGGTACCCCAGGGGGGCCCAGCTGTGTTCGGATGTGCACCTGTCTTTCAGACCCTGGCACCtcctagagtgtgtgtgtgtgtgagcaggtgtAGCCCCCGTGGGAGAGACATGCACCTTAGGaccagcctggggggggggggttggggggagggccAGCAGCCGGCCCCTGGGGACGAGTGCGTGCTGACACAGCTGTGACCTGTGGGGAGGCTGCAGCGGCGGGGCCGTCCcgagggtggaggaggggccgggGATGCTGGGGGCTGTGGATGTGGTAGGAGAGGAGCGGCAGGTGGCTCTGTGGGGCGGGGGTGCAGCGGTCAGCCCAGGCTTCCCCAGGCCGGGGTGTGGGGGCGCCAGCAGCCTGGGGGGGCAGCTGGGTGCTGGCCGCCTTTGGGTGTCACTAGCCCGTGGAGGCAGGAGTGAAATGGGAGGGGGTCTGGGGGCAGAGCCGGGGGAGGGGGTCAGGAGAGAGACCTGCAGTCATGTGCAGCTGGCCACGGGTGCTGGGAGGGCCGGGTTGTGCCTGTGGGGCCGCGGCCAGGGCTGCCTCTGGGGGGAGCCTGGTGCCCCAGTGAGCGCCCGGGGTCCCCCTGCAGGCCGCGGCTCTCCCCCCAACTCCTGTGCCCCAACCTGCCATGCCTTGACCCCACCCCGCATGCCCTGCCCTGACCCCActccacctggcctggccctggcctgaccctgccctgtgccccgcccagcccagcttGGCCCCGCCCTGACCCCACCCCATCCAGCCTGGACTCAccctgacccctccccaccatgcCCTGACTCCACCTCACCCTGACCCCTCCCAccgtgccctgccctgccctgaccccaCTCCACCATGCCCTGCCCCACTTCACCATGACCCCACCCATgcgccccaccccacctcaccctGACCCCGCCCGTCCGACCTGCCCCGCCCTGACCCTGccgctgccctgcctgccctggccccgcccctgggccccgccctgccctgacccaccccgccccccgcagtGCTCAAGAAGGACATCGCGGCCTGCCGCACCGCCACCATCACGGGCACGCTGAAGCGGCCGGCGCTGCCCGAGGACGAGAAGCTGAAGCTGGCGCACACCAAGGGGCCGCCGTCCAACTTCAACAGCCTGCCGGCCAACACGTCCAAGCTGCACCTGCACGGCGCGGCGCGCTGCCCCGGCGGCCCCCTGCCCGACTTCCCCAGCCACTCGCTGACCCTCAAGAAAGACAAGGCGCCCAAGTCCGCGCTGGCGGGCGACGGGGACATCTTCAAGAAGCTGGACTCGGAGCTGAGCCGGGCCCAGGAGAAGGCTCTGGACACGAGCTACGTGATCCTgcccacggccacggccacgctgCGGCCCAAGCCCAAGGAGGAGCCCAAGTACAGCATCAACATCGACCAGATGCCCCAGACGCGGCTCATCCACCTGAACATGGCCCCCGACGCCGGCTTCCCCGCGCGCAGCCCCCCGGCCCGCGAGCCCCCCGGCGGGCCGCCCGAGGCGCCCCccgcgcagccgccgccgccgcccccaccgcccccgccgccgccgccggccctgGAGCCGGCGCCCCCCAGCCTGGGGGAGCCGGGCGAGTCTGGGGCGCACGCGGGCCCCAGCGCGGGGCCTGCGGCCAAGAGCGAGAACGTGGCCACCTTGTCGGTCAGCTCCCTGG
Above is a genomic segment from Oryctolagus cuniculus chromosome 6, mOryCun1.1, whole genome shotgun sequence containing:
- the ADGRB1 gene encoding adhesion G protein-coupled receptor B1 isoform X3: MEKAAVPSVTLVVGCGVSSLTLLLLVIIYVSVWRYIRSERSVILINFCLSIISSNALILIGQTQTRNKVVCTLVAAFLHFFFLSSFCWVLTEAWQSYMAVTGRLRNRLIRKRFLCLGWGLPALVVAISVGFTKAKGYSTVNYCWLSLEGGLLYAFVGPAAAVVLVNMVIGILVFNKLVSKDGITDKKLKERAGASLWSSCVVLPLLALTWMSAVLAVTDRRSALFQILFAVFDSLEGFVIVMVHCILRREVQDAVKCRVVDRQEEGNGDSGGSFQNGHAQLMTDFEKDVDLACRSGERLTVLKKDIAACRTATITGTLKRPALPEDEKLKLAHTKGPPSNFNSLPANTSKLHLHGAARCPGGPLPDFPSHSLTLKKDKAPKSALAGDGDIFKKLDSELSRAQEKALDTSYVILPTATATLRPKPKEEPKYSINIDQMPQTRLIHLNMAPDAGFPARSPPAREPPGGPPEAPPAQPPPPPPPPPPPPPALEPAPPSLGEPGESGAHAGPSAGPAAKSENVATLSVSSLERRKSRYAELDFEKIMHTRKRHQDMFQDLNRKLQHTAEKEREALGADSKPEKQQTPNKRPWESLRKAHGAPAWAKELEPSPLELRGVEWEKAGATIPLVGQDITDLQTEV